In one window of Primulina tabacum isolate GXHZ01 chromosome 8, ASM2559414v2, whole genome shotgun sequence DNA:
- the LOC142554035 gene encoding 7-deoxyloganetin glucosyltransferase-like, which yields MKPHAVVIPYPAQGHIAPVLKLAKLLHHRGFFITFVNTEFNHNRLVRARGPESVAGLEDFQFRTIPDGLPHSDKDATQDIPQLCDSLRRNGLPPFLELVKNLDESADCPKVSCIVSDGVMSFTLDAAEQLGIPEVVFFTTSACGFMGYCYYGELVERGMFPLEDESYLTNGHLETKLDWVPGMKDIRLRDFPSFIRSTDPNEIMVHYNILQTKNASRAKAVIINTYDELEKEVLLAIGQKFDRVCTIGPLQLLERAVERPEVKSIGSSLWKVDDECIKWLDQRAPNSVLYVNFGSITVLSPAQLLEFAWGLANSDQQFLWIIRPDLVSGDKAILPEEYSKEVKDRAMMVGWCSQEQVLAHPSVGGFLTHSGWNSTIECISEGVPMICWPFFAEQQTNCRYACTEWEIGLEIEGDVEREKVANLVKVLMEGEKGKQMRKKALEWKDKAQLAAKPGGSSYHNFEVLVNEILLKN from the exons ATGAAGCCTCACGCCGTAGTTATACCATATCCAGCACAAGGCCACATCGCCCCTGTCCTCAAACTAGCCAAACTGCTGCACCACAGGGGCTTCTTCATCACCTTTGTCAACACCGAATTCAACCACAACCGTCTCGTTCGAGCTCGAGGGCCCGAATCCGTCGCGGGTCTCGAAGATTTCCAGTTCAGAACGATCCCCGATGGGCTCCCACATTCCGACAAGGATGCGACACAAGACATACCGCAGCTCTGTGATTCACTTAGGAGAAATGGTTTGCCCCCGTTCTTGGAACTCGTCAAGAATCTCGACGAGTCGGCCGATTGCCCGAAGGTGAGCTGCATAGTGTCCGATGGGGTGATGAGCTTCACTCTCGATGCTGCGGAGCAGCTCGGGATTCCTGAGGTTGTGTTCTTTACTACTAGCGCTTGTGGATTCATGGGGTACTGTTACTATGGTGAACTCGTGGAAAGAGGAATGTTTCCTCTTGAAG ATGAAAGTTACTTGACTAATGGACATCTTGAAACCAAGCTAGATTGGGTGCCGGGGATGAAAGATATCAGACTGAGAGACTTTCCAAGCTTCATCCGATCTACTGATCCCAATGAAATTATGGTTCATTACAATATTTTGCAGACCAAAAACGCCTCCCGGGCCAAGGCAGTGATAATCAACACCTACGACGAATTGGAGAAGGAAGTGCTGCTCGCCATCGGGCAGAAATTTGATCGTGTCTGCACCATAGGTCCACTCCAATTGCTGGAACGGGCCGTCGAAAGGCCGGAGGTGAAGTCCATCGGCTCGAGTTTGTGGAAAGTAGACGACGAGTGCATCAAATGGCTCGACCAGAGAGCACCGAATTCCGTGCTGTACGTGAATTTCGGCAGTATCACGGTCTTGTCCCCTGCACAACTGCTGGAGTTCGCGTGGGGGCTTGCGAATAGTGATCAGCAGTTTCTATGGATCATTAGGCCGGATTTGGTTAGTGGGGATAAGGCCATTCTCCCCGAGGAGTACTCGAAAGAGGTTAAAGACCGTGCCATGATGGTAGGGTGGTGTTCCCAAGAACAAGTGTTGGCTCACCCTTCGGTTGGCGGATTTTTGACGCATTCGGGATGGAACTCGACCATCGAATGCATATCGGAAGGCGTACCGATGATCTGTTGGCCGTTTTTCGCGGAGCAGCAGACTAATTGCCGATACGCGTGCACGGAATGGGAGATCGGATTGGAGATCGAGGGGGATGTCGAGAGGGAGAAGGTGGCGAATTTGGTGAAAGTCTTGATGGAAGGAGAGAAAGGGAAGCAGATGAGGAAAAAGGCTTTGGAGTGGAAGGATAAAGCGCAGTTGGCTGCTAAGCCTGGTGGCTCTTCTTACCATAATTTCGAGGTTTTGGTCAATGAGATTCTTCTCAAGAATTAG